The following proteins are encoded in a genomic region of Gimesia algae:
- a CDS encoding PQQ-binding-like beta-propeller repeat protein: MSESGPPIELAVEQATDVETPRRKFRWKWGLGILLLGIAAIFYRWFQLAPDRTYQVFAVYEGIRNILVGLFIWWLLFSGLAWKARFKGLGGAALVLVLFLGLVRVESFEGDMVPRFRFRFSPTPEQRAKAYFEQIENKAEAKPKTAGQTLVTEAGDWPGYRGINRDGIAITQSIRTDWKTEPPELIWEHPVGAGWGSFCIVGDRVFTQEQRGDVEVVVCYEARTGQQLWVYADEVRFEETLGGVGPRATPSFDQGFLYTVGGTGVLHCFEAVSGIEVWTHDLLKEQNLNNLQWGMSGSPLIWENLVIVNQGLVMDTSELHQRSIIAFDKRTGKQVWTSGSRKSSYSSPQLAELQGVPQVLVFHAKGLESFAPADGRSLWFFPWTNQAGVNAAQPIVIDDSSVFIGSGYGVGSARLSIDKSGDEWKAEEVWTSKSPKLKFNSAVLRDGYVYGLDEGILTCLNLENGKRIWKKGRYGYGQMLLAGPMLLILAEDGSVELVKAEPEAYSQVAKFQALSGQTWNHPALAHGKLFVRNSEQAACYDISTVSKPLPAVETDR, from the coding sequence ATGAGTGAAAGCGGACCGCCAATCGAGTTGGCAGTGGAACAGGCAACTGATGTTGAGACTCCCCGGCGGAAGTTTCGCTGGAAGTGGGGACTGGGTATTTTGCTGCTGGGTATCGCAGCTATATTTTATCGCTGGTTTCAGCTCGCGCCGGATCGTACCTACCAGGTGTTCGCGGTCTATGAAGGAATCCGCAATATTCTGGTGGGATTATTCATCTGGTGGCTGCTGTTTTCTGGCTTAGCCTGGAAGGCACGCTTCAAAGGCCTCGGCGGTGCTGCTTTAGTATTAGTACTGTTCTTGGGCCTGGTGCGCGTGGAAAGTTTTGAAGGGGATATGGTCCCCCGCTTTCGATTCCGATTCTCGCCGACACCAGAACAGCGGGCCAAAGCGTATTTCGAACAGATTGAAAACAAAGCCGAAGCAAAGCCGAAAACAGCAGGACAGACTCTCGTAACTGAGGCGGGTGACTGGCCAGGCTACCGGGGAATCAACCGTGATGGGATCGCGATAACGCAGTCAATTCGAACTGACTGGAAAACAGAGCCGCCTGAACTGATCTGGGAGCATCCGGTCGGCGCGGGTTGGGGGTCTTTCTGCATTGTCGGCGATCGGGTATTTACACAGGAGCAGCGCGGCGACGTTGAAGTCGTAGTCTGCTATGAGGCGCGGACCGGTCAACAACTCTGGGTTTATGCAGATGAAGTCCGTTTTGAAGAAACACTGGGAGGAGTCGGGCCACGTGCGACTCCGAGCTTCGATCAGGGATTTCTTTATACCGTCGGCGGAACGGGGGTTCTACACTGTTTCGAAGCGGTTTCCGGTATCGAAGTCTGGACTCATGATCTGCTCAAAGAACAGAATCTGAACAACCTGCAATGGGGCATGTCCGGCTCCCCTTTGATCTGGGAAAATCTGGTGATTGTGAATCAGGGTCTGGTTATGGATACGTCCGAACTGCATCAGCGTTCGATCATTGCCTTTGATAAACGGACCGGTAAGCAGGTCTGGACGAGTGGCAGCCGGAAATCGAGCTATAGTTCTCCGCAACTGGCAGAATTACAGGGTGTACCCCAGGTCCTGGTGTTTCATGCGAAAGGCCTGGAAAGTTTTGCACCGGCAGACGGTCGATCTCTGTGGTTCTTTCCCTGGACAAATCAGGCGGGCGTCAACGCAGCACAGCCAATTGTGATTGATGATTCATCCGTTTTTATTGGCTCGGGATACGGTGTTGGTTCGGCGCGACTTTCGATTGATAAGTCTGGAGACGAATGGAAAGCGGAGGAAGTCTGGACGAGTAAGAGTCCTAAGCTGAAATTCAATTCCGCGGTGTTGCGTGATGGCTATGTCTATGGGCTGGATGAAGGAATCCTCACCTGTCTGAACCTGGAGAATGGCAAACGTATTTGGAAAAAAGGGCGCTATGGTTATGGTCAGATGCTGCTCGCAGGCCCGATGCTGCTGATCCTGGCAGAGGATGGCAGCGTCGAACTGGTCAAAGCGGAGCCTGAAGCATATTCGCAAGTCGCGAAATTTCAGGCGCTCAGCGGACAGACCTGGAATCATCCTGCCTTAGCTCACGGGAAATTGTTTGTCCGAAACAGCGAACAGGCCGCCTGCTATGACATCTCAACCGTCTCAAAACCCCTGCCAGCCGTAGAAACAGATCGTTAG